The following proteins are encoded in a genomic region of Glycine soja cultivar W05 chromosome 17, ASM419377v2, whole genome shotgun sequence:
- the LOC114391899 gene encoding precursor of CEP5-like: MTNLKLVFTISSILLALVFINGISSVMGRPLKKEHIITTTYENSVKEMGTVEDNNILLWRRSIIENAANDGGVDKWIDDFRPTDPGHSPGAGHSSPTPKDASNGAPRP; this comes from the coding sequence ATGACCAATTTGAAGCTTGTGTTCACGATCAGTTCCATTCTTCTAGCCTTGGTGTTTATCAATGGAATTTCTTCAGTTATGGGGAGGCCACTGAAAAAGGAGCACATCATAACAACAACCTACGAAAACAGTGTCAAAGAAATGGGCACAGTGGAAGACAACAATATTCTCCTGTGGCGCCGAAGCATCATAGAAAATGCAGCAAATGATGGTGGTGTTGATAAATGGATCGACGATTTCCGACCAACGGATCCTGGTCATAGTCCCGGTGCTGGCCATTCCTCCCCAACCCCAAAGGACGCTAGTAACGGGGCCCCAAGGCCATAG